CCAGAAAGTTATTCATAAAAGTAATaggacagggacacctggctggcttagtcactacagcatgcaactcttgatctctaggttataaattcaagtcccacattggaggagattacttaaaaataaaatctttaaaagtaatagGACAAGAAAGCATATACACATGGAGTCTTGAACATTGGTACCTTCATTCTAGCACTTGAAATAACTACAAACAAATTTGTTTCAGAAATTATATTGCCGTGTCTGATCCCCAGAAATTTACCAAAGTTCATCTAGAGAAGGCTTTGTCCTCTCTTCTCCAGCAAGGAAAAACACTCCACTGTCTCTCATTTAGCTCATTTTGCCACTATACCAAGGCTGATGGTATAAAAATAGCTGAAAGATGTGTTACCAGttatactttattatatttccttCATGTTTTCCTTCTTAATCATTACTAACACACTTGATACATCTTTTATCATGCTTTCCAGAAGGGTAAAATGGTAGTTAAAATTTCAACCTGAATTCTATATATTAAACTTttaatcaatttaattattttggtgcTATATTTTCTTATAGTGGCAGAAGTCTGAAGCTATCATGGAACAGTGGAAGTCTTTTCAAATAATTGCTCATCTAAAGCGTCTACAGGAGGAAATTTATGAAGTAAAAACTTGGTCCAATAAGATAACTGAAAAACAGAGTATACTGAACAACAATTTGACAGCTCTTTCTCAAGATGTGACAAAAGTAGACCAAAGTACAACTTCCATGGCAAAAGATGTTGGTGTGAAGATTACAACTGTAAAAACAGATATACGACGTATTTCAGGTTTAGTAACTGATGTAGCATCATTGACAGATTCTGCAcaagaattacaaaataaaatagaaaaagtagaaaaagatacAGTAAAAAACATAGGTGATCTTCTTTCAAGTAGCATTGACCGAACAGCAATGCTCCGAAAGATAGCATCTGAAAATTCACAAAGAATTAACTCTGTTGAGAAGACACTTTCAGAGCTAAAGAATGATTTCAACAAGCACACAGATAGGTTTTTAAGCTTAGAAAGTGACAGAGCTAAAGTTTTGAAGACAGTAACTTTTGCAAATGATCTAAAACCAAAAGTGTATAATCTAAAAAAGGACTTTTCCCGTTTGGAACCATTGGTAAATGACTTAACATTACGCATTGGGAGACTGGTTACTGACTTactacaaagagagaaagaaattgctttcttaaatgaaaaaatatctaatttaacAATAGTCCGAGCTGAGATTAAGGATATGAAAGATGAAATAACACACATTTCAGATATGGATTAGCTTGAAACCATTTAGATGAGACTGAGATAACTTTAATAACATGACCTCTGTCCTGTTATAAAAAGACtgacaggggcagccccggtggcgcagtggtgccgcctgcagcccggggcgtgatcctggagaccctggatcgagtcccacgtctggctctatgcatggagcctgcttctccctctgcctgagtctctgcctctcattctctctctgtgtctctatgaataaataaataaaatcttaaaaaaaaaaaaaaaagaatggcaactCAGAAACAATGACATTTTGGAGCAAACATTTTGTATCTGATTCGGGAAACCGAATAAAGGAAACCTCACTTACATGGAGTTGCAAGGCCAGAAGGGGGAGTTCTCGCGCCACTCGGCTCCTTGCAGCCCTTTGCCAAACAGAAGGAAGCCATTGCTTTCCTACCCCAGTAGGCGGAAGATTTTTCTCCTAGACACAGCAGACCAGCCAGTAAAAGACTATCACAACTCGATCAAGGAGCCACACTGCAAACTCCCAGTTCACTCCAGTGGAATTTTTTGTTCATAATAAAGCCCCTCTCAACTGCCCCCTTTCCTCTATGAAAAAGCATTCCTCTTCTGTGTTCACTGGACTTGCCTATGGTCTTGCCATAGCCTGTGTGTCTGGAATTGCAGTTCTGttattcctgaataaacccatTCTGCTGGTGAAATAACCGGTTGTTTTATTTATAAGGTCAACAGATTCTATTCtgaacagtaaaaacaaaatattttaaaaggttgagcagttgatttttcaaaataaatatgctaAAGTGTATACTTGCAACTTTATATAGCAGGAACCCAGTGCATTCCCCTGATACAcactctcttacacacacacagagtccagACAAGGAGTAGGATCTGCCATCTGCCACTGGGAAGTCTGGATGGGGCAGGATCTGAACCCCATTTGCCCTCATTAACTGCCAGGAAGCATAGTATACATACAGCTGGAGCCCTAACTGGAGAACTGCCCCTCAGGCTCAGGGCTGTAGCATTCATTATTCATCTAGGGGAAGGGAAAACAGGCCACAGCCAGGGAGCTGAGGAAAGGAGTCATGTAAGCCTTCCCAGATCTTTCATGGCTTTAGGGAACAGGAAAAATTGACCTaaaacagagaagggaagtgaTGGCTAGAGCAGGGTTTGAGGGGGAAGCATTATAAGTTGCAGGGGTCTTGCCAAGCCTCAGATGGAGACTGCCCCAAAGCAACACAGCTCATGTGTGGCGATGATGTAACCAGAGCAGCCTGGGCAGAGAAGGAAGTTCCAACATTTAAAACAGCATTATATAATTCTACGCCTATGAAagtctagaaaatgcaaactataaaggcagaaaatagattagtgattgcctagGGATGGCAAGAGGTAGAGATTATAAAGAGGCACAAGGAAATCTTGAGGGGTGAAGGGTATTATCTTAGTTAtgatgatggtttcacaggtattGTACATGTATCAAAATTCATTAAATTGTACTCTTtgaatatgtataatttatttcacaTCAAATATTCCTCAATAAAGTTGTAAGATAAAGTacaatgatctttaaaaaaacacagtgcGTTGGTTCCAGTGTCCTATGCCTAGCACGAAGGGTGTCCAGATGCACAGAACCAGCCTAACTTTCATGACAAAAAGCCAAGGCTTGGGGATGAACCATTCTGGAACTCTTTGAAGTGACTACCTCTGTTTGAGTCATGTCTGTTTAATACAGTAGgaacaagggcagccctggtgatgcagcggtttagcgccgcctgcagcccagggcatgatcctggagtcccgggatcgagtcccacatcaggctctctgcatggagcctgcttctccctctgcctgtgtctctgccaatctctctctctctctctctctttgcatctctatgaataataaaaaaaaaaaaaatacagtaggaaCAACATAAGATTTTGAAATCAGAGATATCTGAGGTCCAATTCTGGCTCTATCACCACAGAGTTGTGTGGCCTCAGACAAATTTAGTGTATACGAACTTtcatttcttcacctataaatGAGGACAAATAAATTCTGCCTTGCAAGAGGGACTGCAGTGGACATTACTATTAACTTATCTAAATTGCCTTTGCACATAAAGGGCAAAGCCATTAACTAATATAACAAAAGTTACATAGTAGGGGACGGTGTTTCTGTAAATAGCTCTATACTCCACAGTATCACCATAGCACATCCTAATACACTATCCGATGTTCATAATGATACCAAATGAGAAGTAAATTatgggtcacctgagtggctcagttggttaagcgtctgcctttggctcaggtcatgattccagggtcctaagattgaatCCTGCAACGAGTCTTgccctgggctcagtggggagtctgcttctccctctccttctgcccctcccctctgctcatgctctctcaaataaataagatcttttaaaaaaatatgaattaaaatttttaaaaagaaatgtgaattatGTTCcatgtaatcatttttaataaggcACAATATTTCAcacatgaacatttaaaaatttttttcagtacttaaaaatataaattcaagcCAGCaagcaaatacccaccatttgctttgacatggatggaattggaaggtgttacgctgagtgaagtaagtcagttggaggacaatcatcatatgatttcactcatacagagaatataagaaataacaaaagggattataagggaaaggaggaaaacagtgtgaaaaattagagagggagacaaaccatgagagactcctaattctgggaaatgaacaagggtagtggaaggggaggcaggtggggggttggggtaactggggtacaggcactgaggaggacacttgatgggatgagcactgggtgttttactatatattggcaaatcgaacttcaataaaaacaaatgaaaaaaaaaatatatatatatatacatacaattcaGCCAtctgaaaaattcatttttaggaATATTTGTTTCTATCGGTGCCGAATAAATGAAGCACTTGCTTCATTTGGTGCTAGTTCTACTATTATTGAAATAATGACTCACCAATATGTCAGTAATTTGGAAGCCAGACTGAGCAAGACTTTTTCAAAGGAGCCTTCAAATCTGGAAATGTCACTAGGCTTGCCGTCATGTTTTTCTCTTCAGGTCAGATAGCTTTTGTGGCAAATACAAAATAGCAAGCTTTGGATCTGTTTCCTAACAGTAGAAGATAGAATCACTTCAATAATAGATATGGGTAAATCATCTTCAGCTTTCTGTGGAATTTCCCTGCTTTAGTATCCTTTAAAGTCTAACCACTCGACAGTCAATAGAATCAGCAAATAATTGTTTATCCACAAGTAATAACTTTGGGCATATCAAATTTTCAGATGTTAGTGATTTCTTAGATTTCAAATTTCAGATGTTAGTCGAAGTTAGTTTTAACTTCGACTAGTATAGCCTTCTGTGTTGAGATCATGGCTTCAAATAATAGATGCTGCTCCTTGAATAAATTAATCCTTCATCTTCAAATCTTGCATACACTGCATTCCACGAAGAAAGCCAGCTGACTTGTACATGGAATCACAGTATTAGGTAGGAGTTCTATCTTGTATGGGAAACATATCCCCTAGACTCTTGTTCAGTATAGCTAGCCTTTATTAAGTGATTGCTACATGCATGGC
This region of Vulpes lagopus strain Blue_001 chromosome 23, ASM1834538v1, whole genome shotgun sequence genomic DNA includes:
- the LOC121481179 gene encoding inhibitor of nuclear factor kappa-B kinase-interacting protein isoform X2; the protein is MSEVKSRKKSGPKGAPSEPGTRSEGGKSPEARGGGGGWADPRTGVSLLSLGTCLGLAWFVFQQSEKFTKVESQYQLLKIETNKFQGLQSKISFISEKWQKSEAIMEQWKSFQIIAHLKRLQEEIYEVKTWSNKITEKQSILNNNLTALSQDVTKVDQSTTSMAKDVGVKITTVKTDIRRISGLVTDVASLTDSAQELQNKIEKVEKDTVKNIGDLLSSSIDRTAMLRKIASENSQRINSVEKTLSELKNDFNKHTDRFLSLESDRAKVLKTVTFANDLKPKVYNLKKDFSRLEPLVNDLTLRIGRLVTDLLQREKEIAFLNEKISNLTIVRAEIKDMKDEITHISDMD